Proteins encoded in a region of the Bacteroidales bacterium genome:
- the nuoE gene encoding NADH-quinone oxidoreductase subunit NuoE: protein MEKAIDKILENYENCSRDSLIPLLQEIQEKEGYLSEVAIVKTGLKLKIPTSKIYGVATFYNQFRFEPVGKYHIMVCRGTACHVLGSATVLQELESILRIKAGQTSRDGLFSIEVVACIGACGLAPVININGEFFAKVTTDKLKEIIESFRAKEQTI, encoded by the coding sequence ATGGAAAAAGCAATTGATAAAATACTTGAAAACTACGAAAACTGCAGCAGGGACTCATTGATCCCGCTTTTACAGGAAATTCAGGAAAAAGAAGGCTATTTATCCGAAGTAGCAATTGTTAAAACCGGACTGAAGTTGAAAATACCTACCAGCAAAATTTACGGTGTTGCTACATTTTATAATCAATTCAGGTTTGAACCTGTTGGGAAATACCATATTATGGTATGCCGCGGTACAGCCTGTCATGTCCTCGGATCTGCCACCGTATTGCAGGAATTGGAATCTATTTTAAGAATTAAAGCCGGACAAACCTCCCGCGACGGACTTTTCAGTATAGAAGTCGTGGCTTGTATCGGCGCTTGCGGTCTTGCCCCGGTGATAAACATCAACGGCGAGTTTTTTGCAAAGGTTACTACCGATAAATTAAAAGAAATAATTGAATCATTCAGAGCTAAAGAACAAACGATATGA
- a CDS encoding 4Fe-4S binding protein translates to MNNSVKQYLENLAAGNDAAIKTGLLAKKTGKEKAAIFIGAGTCGLGAGAAKTKAAIEEYLKTNKMEADIVEVGCIGFCAVEPIMDVRLPGKNRISFGKVTFDKVNDILSNVIAGKIIPENLLGQFMSDELKPWPGVNDINQHPFFVKQKRLVLKNCGVINPVSFEEYISRGGYAGFIKAVKTLSPEDVISTIEKSGLRGRGGGGFPTGTKWRLAFKTQADQKYMICNADEGDPGAFMDRAVIEGDPHRLLEGLAIGSYAIGATVAYIYIRAEYPLAIKRLKIAIKQAEEYGLLGHNIMNTGFDLKIKIKMGAGAFVCGEETALMHSIEGFRGMPSPRPPFPAESGLFGKPSIINNVETYANVSEIILRGADWFSSTGTEKSKGTKVFALSGNVKNTGLVEIPMGTTVRQIIFDIAGGIAFDKKFKAVQIGGPSGGCITEENLDIQIDYQNLIAAGAMMGSGGLVVMNEDTCMVDIAKFFMDFIQRESCGKCIPCREGTKRMLEILQSITSKPKPNDNRDALERFQGVLQLEKLAKVIKETSLCGLGQTAPNPVLSTLRYFRHEYEAHVFERVCPAGKCTDLRKFRILTDKCTGCTVCSKKCPTSAIIGTRKAPHFIQEDKCIGCGACHEACKFEAIEMI, encoded by the coding sequence ATGAACAATTCAGTAAAACAATACCTTGAAAATCTGGCTGCCGGAAATGATGCGGCGATCAAAACCGGATTATTAGCAAAAAAGACAGGTAAAGAGAAAGCTGCCATTTTTATTGGCGCAGGAACATGCGGACTAGGGGCAGGAGCAGCAAAAACAAAAGCTGCTATAGAGGAATATCTTAAAACCAATAAAATGGAAGCCGACATTGTGGAAGTAGGCTGCATAGGGTTCTGTGCTGTCGAACCCATCATGGATGTCAGGCTGCCGGGCAAAAACAGGATATCTTTCGGAAAAGTTACCTTTGATAAGGTTAATGATATCCTTAGCAATGTTATCGCCGGAAAAATTATTCCGGAAAACCTCCTCGGTCAGTTTATGAGCGATGAACTAAAACCATGGCCCGGTGTTAATGATATTAACCAGCATCCGTTTTTTGTCAAGCAAAAACGCCTGGTGCTTAAAAACTGTGGTGTTATTAACCCAGTGAGTTTTGAAGAATATATTTCACGCGGAGGATACGCTGGCTTTATAAAAGCTGTCAAGACCTTGTCGCCTGAAGATGTAATCTCCACTATTGAAAAAAGCGGCCTTCGCGGGCGTGGAGGTGGCGGATTTCCCACAGGAACAAAATGGAGATTGGCATTCAAAACTCAGGCCGACCAGAAATACATGATTTGTAATGCTGACGAAGGCGACCCCGGCGCTTTTATGGATCGTGCCGTTATCGAAGGCGATCCCCACCGGCTCCTTGAAGGCCTTGCCATAGGCTCGTACGCCATCGGCGCTACAGTGGCCTATATATATATCCGTGCCGAATATCCTCTGGCCATTAAGCGCCTGAAGATAGCTATCAAACAGGCTGAAGAATATGGCTTGCTTGGTCATAATATTATGAATACAGGATTTGACCTGAAAATAAAAATAAAAATGGGCGCCGGTGCTTTTGTGTGCGGCGAAGAAACAGCCCTGATGCACAGTATCGAAGGTTTCCGCGGAATGCCAAGTCCTCGTCCCCCTTTCCCCGCTGAAAGTGGTTTGTTTGGAAAGCCAAGCATAATCAATAATGTGGAAACTTATGCCAATGTCTCCGAAATCATTTTGCGGGGCGCTGACTGGTTTAGTTCTACCGGTACCGAAAAGAGTAAAGGAACAAAAGTGTTCGCCCTTTCAGGAAATGTGAAAAATACAGGTCTTGTTGAGATTCCTATGGGAACAACGGTTCGTCAGATAATTTTTGATATTGCGGGCGGTATTGCTTTCGACAAAAAATTCAAGGCCGTTCAAATTGGAGGTCCTTCTGGCGGTTGTATCACCGAAGAGAACCTCGATATTCAAATTGACTATCAAAACCTGATAGCAGCAGGCGCCATGATGGGTTCCGGAGGTTTGGTGGTGATGAACGAAGATACCTGCATGGTGGACATCGCTAAATTCTTTATGGATTTTATCCAGCGTGAAAGTTGTGGAAAATGTATTCCATGCCGTGAGGGAACTAAGCGCATGCTCGAAATTCTTCAGAGTATCACTTCAAAACCTAAACCCAATGACAACAGAGATGCCCTCGAACGCTTTCAGGGTGTTTTACAGCTCGAAAAACTGGCAAAAGTCATTAAAGAAACATCGCTCTGTGGTCTGGGACAAACGGCTCCGAATCCGGTGTTAAGCACCCTTCGTTATTTTCGCCATGAGTACGAAGCTCATGTTTTTGAAAGAGTCTGCCCTGCCGGAAAATGCACCGACCTGAGAAAATTCCGTATTTTAACAGATAAATGTACCGGCTGTACAGTATGTTCAAAAAAATGTCCCACCTCAGCAATTATTGGAACCCGTAAGGCTCCGCATTTTATCCAGGAAGATAAATGTATCGGCTGCGGCGCTTGCCACGAAGCATGTAAATTTGAAGCTATTGAAATGATTTAA
- a CDS encoding response regulator yields the protein METKKILIVDDDIDVITIIQTILQKEGYKVIAANDKIEGMKKIREEKPDMAILDVMMTTRYEGFELAKEITDDPQLSKMPVLMQTSIDILTTTKPDVQAMAREFRKNPGFKDLHVILVKDINTGKAGVDYLSEDGKSIWFPVDGFIRKPVDAKRLLPELKRIFDEK from the coding sequence ATGGAAACAAAAAAAATTTTAATCGTTGATGATGACATTGATGTTATCACCATTATTCAAACCATTCTTCAAAAAGAAGGATACAAAGTCATTGCTGCTAATGACAAAATAGAAGGAATGAAAAAGATCAGGGAAGAAAAACCTGACATGGCCATTCTTGATGTCATGATGACCACTCGTTACGAAGGTTTTGAGCTGGCAAAAGAAATTACCGATGATCCGCAATTATCGAAAATGCCGGTGCTGATGCAAACTTCCATCGACATCCTGACCACTACAAAGCCGGATGTACAAGCCATGGCACGTGAGTTCAGAAAAAATCCCGGATTTAAAGATTTGCACGTCATTCTGGTAAAAGACATCAATACAGGTAAAGCCGGAGTGGATTATCTTTCCGAAGACGGAAAAAGCATCTGGTTCCCGGTGGATGGTTTTATCAGAAAACCGGTTGATGCCAAAAGATTACTCCCTGAACTGAAACGTATTTTTGACGAAAAATAA
- a CDS encoding response regulator transcription factor, which yields MIVDNEEAFRKGLKTILLNIGDVDIVAEASNGKEFLEQLDCCEADLVFMDVKMPVMDGLEATRRAKATYPELSIIAFSSYDTQYYGERMMNAGACAYLSKSADNYDMLADIISKLKTGNFSGVNNH from the coding sequence ATGATAGTAGATAACGAAGAAGCTTTCCGAAAGGGGCTTAAAACTATCCTCCTTAATATTGGTGATGTTGATATTGTTGCAGAAGCCTCCAATGGAAAAGAGTTTCTTGAACAACTTGATTGCTGTGAAGCCGACTTGGTATTTATGGATGTCAAAATGCCGGTGATGGATGGATTGGAAGCAACACGCAGAGCTAAAGCTACTTATCCGGAATTATCAATTATAGCATTTTCTTCTTATGATACACAATATTATGGAGAAAGGATGATGAACGCGGGGGCTTGTGCTTATCTTTCGAAATCTGCCGACAACTATGATATGTTGGCAGACATAATCAGCAAATTAAAAACCGGAAATTTTTCCGGAGTAAATAATCATTAA
- a CDS encoding NADH-dependent [FeFe] hydrogenase, group A6 codes for MSLNIEINGKNYNAEKGETILTVLNRNGIKVPTLCHMKKFIPSGACRMCVVELEGSSKLVSSCSFPVSDGMKINTRSPRVLEARKTIVELLLSNHPDDCLYCVRNANCELQHLAKEYHVVDRRIHGMKNKHKMDHSSLSIIRDPAKCILCGRCVRVCEEVMGVSCIEYINRGSKTLIGTSMGKGLNTSSCVNCGQCIMVCPTGALSERNQTSEVQEILHKKEKVAIVQYAPSISVSLAEEFGMKPGQDINGILNAALRKMGFSFVFDTTFGADLTIMEESSELIDRIVKGKTMPMFTSCCPAWVKYAEEFAPDYLDNLSTCKSPQQMTGAIIKSYFAKQAKLEPKDIISVSIMPCTAKKFEAQRDTMGREGINDVDIVMTTRELIELIKLYGIDMHNIEPELTDSPLGVRSSAGKIFGATGGVMEAALRTAYKQLTGNELTNFKINAVRGLKGHKEARIKINDLEIGVAVVSGLANAGKLIEEIRNGRNDLHFIEVMTCPGGCIAGGGQRIGITEEVIEARMNSLYEIDDKETLKVSHKNPEIVELYSNFLGEPLQHKSHELLHTKYFKREVLL; via the coding sequence ATGAGTTTGAATATTGAAATAAACGGAAAAAATTATAACGCTGAAAAAGGCGAAACTATTTTGACAGTGCTTAACCGCAATGGTATAAAAGTGCCTACACTATGCCATATGAAAAAATTCATTCCTTCGGGTGCCTGCCGTATGTGTGTGGTAGAACTCGAAGGTAGCTCAAAGCTGGTAAGTTCCTGTTCTTTTCCTGTCAGCGACGGGATGAAAATTAACACCCGCTCACCACGTGTTCTCGAAGCACGCAAAACCATTGTTGAACTGCTGCTGTCGAACCATCCCGACGATTGCCTCTATTGCGTGAGAAATGCCAACTGCGAACTGCAGCACCTTGCAAAAGAATATCATGTGGTAGACCGCCGTATTCATGGCATGAAGAATAAACACAAAATGGATCATTCCAGCCTGAGCATCATCCGCGACCCGGCAAAATGTATACTTTGCGGGCGTTGCGTAAGGGTGTGCGAAGAAGTAATGGGTGTGTCATGTATCGAATACATCAATCGTGGCAGCAAAACACTCATAGGCACATCAATGGGCAAGGGTCTCAATACATCCAGCTGTGTCAACTGCGGACAATGTATTATGGTGTGTCCTACAGGAGCTCTTTCGGAGAGAAACCAAACATCGGAAGTTCAGGAAATTTTACACAAAAAAGAGAAAGTGGCTATTGTTCAGTACGCCCCATCCATTTCAGTTTCATTGGCCGAAGAGTTCGGTATGAAACCGGGGCAGGATATTAACGGTATCCTCAATGCCGCCCTGCGTAAAATGGGATTTTCATTTGTATTTGATACAACCTTTGGAGCCGACCTTACTATTATGGAAGAATCTTCAGAGCTGATAGATCGTATCGTAAAGGGAAAAACCATGCCTATGTTTACCAGCTGTTGTCCGGCCTGGGTGAAATATGCCGAAGAATTTGCTCCGGATTATTTAGATAATCTTTCAACCTGCAAATCTCCGCAGCAAATGACAGGAGCTATCATAAAGAGCTATTTTGCAAAACAGGCAAAATTAGAACCCAAAGACATTATCTCTGTGTCTATCATGCCTTGTACAGCCAAGAAATTTGAGGCGCAGCGCGATACCATGGGACGCGAAGGAATTAACGATGTGGATATCGTAATGACCACCCGCGAATTAATCGAATTGATAAAACTCTACGGAATTGATATGCATAATATCGAACCTGAACTTACGGATTCGCCATTGGGTGTGCGTAGTTCGGCTGGTAAAATATTTGGTGCTACCGGAGGTGTTATGGAAGCCGCTCTCAGAACTGCCTATAAACAGCTCACAGGCAACGAACTAACTAATTTTAAAATAAATGCTGTTCGCGGACTTAAGGGTCATAAAGAAGCACGTATTAAAATTAATGACCTTGAGATAGGAGTGGCTGTTGTAAGTGGACTGGCCAATGCAGGAAAACTGATTGAAGAAATCAGGAATGGCCGGAACGACCTCCATTTTATTGAAGTGATGACTTGCCCTGGTGGATGTATCGCAGGCGGCGGACAGCGCATTGGAATAACCGAAGAAGTTATCGAAGCACGTATGAATTCTTTATATGAAATAGATGACAAAGAAACATTGAAGGTTTCACACAAAAACCCGGAAATTGTTGAATTATACTCTAACTTCCTGGGTGAGCCGCTACAGCACAAAAGTCATGAACTATTGCATACAAAGTATTTCAAACGCGAAGTTCTTTTGTAA